In the Podospora bellae-mahoneyi strain CBS 112042 chromosome 4, whole genome shotgun sequence genome, one interval contains:
- the ADE3 gene encoding tetrahydrofolate synthase (COG:H; EggNog:ENOG503NVZV), protein MTLSRLAQRVPTPVLTGSCSTNKARQRLISSRLRIESVDGHKLVSTYMPEFRRCSSAQPDDRHSAAPRSAPRQAQSPSPVKVAHAHAQRLRLGLGLARNHTTALLHSASAQPNSFLAHRAFSSSSAAMVAQKIDGTAVAKRVREQLKAEIAEKKGINPRFEPCLKIIQATYVRMKLKAAEECGISCELIKFDESATEAEIVARVHALNNDPTVHGILVQLPLPSHVSEYAVTSAVLSEKDVDGFGTYNIGELAKRGGNPYFVPCTPKGVMVLLEETGVDLKGKNAVVVGRSDIVGSPVSYLLKNADATVTVCHSRTKDLDQHLKNADVVVVAIGKAGFIKGEQLKEGAVVIDVGTNYIPDATKKSGQRLVGDVEFESASQVASHITPVPGGVGPMTVAMLLHNVVASATQWFDAEKQRKIVPLSLALKEPVPSDIAISRAQAPKHVTQIAKEIGISNSELEPYGAYKAKVDLTLLKRLDHRRNGRYVVVTGITPTPLGEGKSTTTMGLAQALGAHVGRLTFANVRQPSQGPTFGIKGGAAGGGYSQVIPMDEFNMHLTGDIHAITAANNLLAAAIDTRMFHESTQKDSALYRRLVPVKNGKRQFSPVMFRRLKKLGIDKTNPDDLTEEEIGKFARLDIDPETITWRRVLDVNDRHLRGITIGTAATEKGHSRQTGFDISVASECMAILALSTDLADMRERLGRMVVASSRSGDPVTADDLGAGGALTALMKDAIKPNLMQSLEGTPVFVHAGPFANISIGNSSILADKMALKLAGTEPDEDHSTKAGFVITEAGFDFTMGGERFFNIKCRTSGLVPDVVVVVATIRALKVHGGGPPISPGAPLSPVYKEENVEILRAGCVNLAKHIANAKSYGVPVVIAREMYGASSVEFTELAQKKVETYTRQGFGNLPICIAKTQYSISHDPELKGAPTGFTVPVRDVRMAAGAGYLYALAADIQTIPGLPTAPGYLNVDVDLETGEIDGLF, encoded by the exons ATGACGCTCTCGAGACTGGCCCAACGGGTCCCGACTCCGGTCCTGACTGGCTCCTGCTCCACGAACAAAGCACGCCAGCGGCTTATCAGCAGCCGTTTGAGAATCGAGTCAGTGGATGGCCACAAGCTCGTCAGCACGTATATGCCCGAGTTTCGGCGGTGTTCCTCGGCTCAGCCTGACGACCGCCACTCCGCTGCCCCGCGTTCGGCACCCCGCCAGGCCCAGTCACCGTCACCCGTTAAGGTCGCCCACGCCCACGCCCAACGCCTACGCCTCGGTCTCGGTCTCGCCAGGAACCACACCACCGCTCTCTTGCACTCTGCATCTGCACAACCAAACTCATTCCTTGCTCACAGGGCCTTTTCCAGCTCGTCAGCAGCCATGGTGGCCCAAAAGATTGACGGAACGGCCGTGGCCAAGCGGGTGCGCGAACAGCTCAAGGCTGAGattgccgagaagaagggaatCAACCCACGCTTTGAACCGTGCTTGAAGATTATCCAAG CCACCTATGTGCGCATGAAGTTGAaagccgccgaggag TGCGGCATCTCATGTGAACTCATCAAGTTTGACGAATCggccaccgaggccgagatcgTTGCTCGTGTTCATGCTCTTAACAATGACCCAACCGTCCACGGCATCTTGGTCCAGCTCCCATTACCAAGCCATGTTTCTGAGTACGCTGTCACATCCGCCGTCCTGAGCGAGAAGGATGTCGACGGCTTCGGCACTTACAACATCGGTGAGCTGGCCAAGCGTGGTGGTAACCCCTATTTCGTCCCCTGCACACCCAAGGGTGTCATGGTCCTTCTCGAGGAAACCGGTGTCGACCTCAAGGGGAAGAACGCCGTAGTTGTTGGCAGAAGTGACATTGTTGGCAGTCCTGTCAGCTACCTCTTGAAGAACGCAGATGCCACTGTCACTGTTTGCCACTCCAGGACCAAGGATCTTGACCAGCACCTCAAGAATGCCGACGTCGTGGTTGTTGCTATTGGCAAGGCTGGTTTCATCAAGGGCGAGCAGCTCAAGGAGGGCGCCGTTGTCATCGACGTTGGCACCAACTACATTCCCGACGCTACCAAAAAATCTGGTCAGCGTCTTGTTGGCGATGTCGAATTCGAGTCCGCCTCCCAGGTAGCCTCTCACATCACACCCGTCCCCGGCGGTGTTGGTCCCATGACTGTCGCCATGCTGCTTCACAACGTTGTCGCCTCTGCGACACAGTGGTTTGATGCCgagaagcagaggaagaTTGTGCCCCTGAGCCTTGCTCTCAAGGAGCCAGTCCCATCAGACATCGCCATCTCGCGGGCTCAAGCGCCCAAGCACGTTACTCAGATCGCCAAGGAGATTGGCATTTCAAACTCGGAGCTCGAACCATATGGTGCCTACAAAGCCAAGGTCGACCTCACTCTTCTCAAGCGCTTGGATCATCGCCGAAATGGTCGCTACGTTGTTGTTACCGGTATCACCCCCACTCCTCTCGGTGAGGGCAAgtctaccaccaccatgggTCTTGCTCAAGCCTTGGGCGCCCATGTTGGTCGTCTTACTTTTGCCAACGTTCGTCAGCCAAGTCAAGGCCCAACGTTCGGCATCAAGGGCGGTGCTGCCGGCGGTGGTTACAGTCAGGTCATTCCCATGGACGAGTTCAACATGCATTTGACTGGTGATATCCACGCTATCACCGCTGCtaacaacctcctcgccgctGCTATTGATACCCGCATGTTCCACGAGAGCACTCAGAAGGATTCCGCCCTCTACAGACGACTGGTCCCGGTCAAGAACGGCAAGAGACAGTTCTCGCCTGTCATGTTCCGCCGCCTGAAGAAGCTCGGCATTGACAAGACCAACCCTGATGATCTTACCGAGGAGGAAATCGGCAAGTTCGCCCGCCTTGATATCGACCCAGAGACTATCACTTGGAGACGCGTCTTGGACGTCAACGACAGACATCTCCGCGGCATCACTATCGGCACTGCTGCCACCGAGAAGGGCCATAGCCGCCAGACCGGCTTCGACATTTCGGTCGCCAGTGAGTGCATGGCCATTCTCGCTCTCAGCACTGACCTCGCCGACATGCGCGAGCGTCTCGGCAGAATGGTCGTTGCCAGCTCCAGAAGCGGCGACCCCGTCACGGCCGACGACctcggtgccggtggtgctCTTACCGCCCTCATGAAGGATGCCATTAAGCCGAACCTGATGCAGAGTTTGGAAGGCACACCCGTATTCGTCCACGCTGGCCCCTTCGCCAACATCTCCATCGGCAACAgctccatcctcgccgatAAGATGGCCCTCAAGCTCGCGGGTACCGAGCCCGACGAGGACCACTCCACCAAGGCCGGTTTTGTCATCACCGAAGCCGGCTTTGACTTCACCATGGGTGGCGAGCgcttcttcaacatcaagTGCCGCACCTCCGGCCTCGTCCCcgacgtcgtcgtcgtcgtcgccacCATCCGCGCCCTTAAGGTTCACGGCGGCGggccccccatctcccccggTGCTCCCCTCAGCCCCGTCTACAAGGAGGAAAACGTCGAGATCCTCCGTGCCGGCTGCGTCAACCTTGCCAAGCAcatcgccaacgccaagTCCTACGGCGTGCCCGTCGTC ATCGCCAGGGAGATGTACGGCGCCTCGTCAGTCGAATTCACCGAGCTGGCCCAGAAGAAGGTCGAGACGTACACCAGACAGGGTTTCGGGAACCTGCCTATTTGCATTGCCAAGACGCAGTATTCCATCAGTCATGACCCTGAGCTCAAGGGCGCGCCGACGGGCTTTACCGTGCCGGTTCGGGAtgtgaggatggcggcgggcGCTGGGTACTTGTATGCGCTGGCGGCCGATATTCAGACGATTCCTGGGTTGCCGACTGCGCCTGGGTATTTGAATGTGGATGTTGATTTGGAGACGGGGGAGATTGATGGGTTGTTTTGA